cgtcacggtaatcccccaccgggcccaccggtgagacacgtggaaatcggggtgtgacaacgatcatctaatcaaaagaaaaaaaaacgtaaagtagaaaatgaaaattcaaaatttgttgtaTGCAGGACAGACCACAGtacttcaaagccaaatccagcatatttgaggaaggaatatcaccaagccagacaatgctatgatctgagcgtttggtgtaaaggtggtatacggtacgataacagagtgtgctacagctgcggatatcaggggcatattactgttaactgccaatattgtagttatgagaccaggaggtgctataattgcaatttcaaaggtcacattgcTAGAGATTGCCCAAGAAAATCGAATGACAGGTTAagggccaattctcagaaaatggcaaagaagaaaccagtcgttgtcaaacccaaagaactgaaagttcaagaaccaaaagttcaaaaaccaaaagttcaagaacaaaAGTTCAAGAGACGAAAGTGAAACTTTCGCAGGGGCAGAAAGtccgactgaggaaaaagagaaagaaagcgagagaatatctcgagaagattttgtcctcgggttcaccggacaaaaagattaaaagttctgatgaatcaactccctcagcTGCAacaacaagcaaaaagaattcatcagatacaaatctggggacaaaagaggagaagaaaaaggagaaggtcggcgatgaatctgacagatcaaagtcggacaagccaccttcaggcaatgattctggttcgttaaaaccagaggagcttttggttgaggtaaaaaaggagaattcaggtttagcaatggatgatgcaaattttccaccattgttgaacaagaattcgaaatcacccaaggaccgtcaggcttgggtgaatctgtttaaatgaaaaacctgacttgccggagatcccaagatggtatcgtggatcatgaatcggcatctttcttgaattttattcggtaacgtcaatcatgcaaacggtaaagaggtttggttgtgtttgtgaatgttttacaagtggtacagaggattctggactgcatatggtaaatcaaggacattaacttgtacttggattttcctacttttgtgtagaaaacaagatgatgaagtaaccccgtacctaaactgtttggtaaacaaactaagttttctggaaaagccattttgattaaaacaaacttaagtgttttgaaatcacaatgggaaaatagtttgttgtgagggggagttctgtttgttatgccaggtggatagagaattgaagtgattctcatcaggttgtcaagtttgtacagtttgtttcaaattttcccagaaaatcaaaattgaaacatattttgattttagggggagaaaaattttaaaaaaattagaaaatttgaaaacgtcaaaaacattaaaaatctaaaaaacgagttttgttgcaaaacaagaggaaatgatagtaaatcagttggactatcacaacacgctaaagaaatgtaatgccaaatgtgataaacggtctcacttatgatgtgacgataggtttttgtacatttagtagatttattcgggatataaacctaaaatttcaaacttgtgaaattcgtggggaacactacttggatatataggtaacccctgaaatctcgtttgaaaggtctcgtattctgatatactaggtgttaatactctatgatgtctggggtattattccgggacttctgctgaacggtagttctgacctagtccttggctaatactttccgcaaaatgcttgaaacatagcataaagccctcagctgattagacaataaaattgataatcatctgttgtagcaaaaaagatcctctaaaggggacacactgctaagtcgaagctgatatctctctgctgaacggaagttctgacctgagatccctcagttctcgcatctttcccctaatttatgtacagacatcattgtagtgttcatacctgtaagactgaatattgggattctggatacgggagtatattcaagaggtgggacacatgaattgaactaagttcataaaatacctaaatagtatcctgaatagattgaaaattgtatgaaaatttaagaggaccattatatcgtcaatctacgtgaatcatttagaacttaaaatgattaaaagcttaacggtgcttgtgtgatgtctcaaaaactgatatgatcctcttgcacaaactcacaaaaatatgtttgttttgcatttaaatttctgtctttgcatttatgtttcatattttcaaaaatccaaaaagattttcgacaactgatggtgaagagctgattttcaaaatctcaaaggctaaacttgatgaacagacaggttggttaagtcgtttgaaatgtttaaaatgattcattaggttgaatcagaaattggaatgtttcaaatttgtgaagcaGTGGTTAATTGAAAAACAGTATCACATGAttaagttgattcattaagttgaatcacaattattctgatttgtgatagagtggttaagttttgcaggtttctgatcctgttgctacagatagccagtatcacatgattaagttgattcattaaattgaatcacaattattctgatttgtgatagagtggttaagttttgcaggtttctgatcctgttgctacagatagccaggagacataccagaaccagagaagagcttaaacagagaaagccaggagataatttctatggtggtaacaaatcccagatgactatcctagcagggtgatagggggagtctgatgaaggttatagccaaagaaagataGATCCAGGCAGTTTTTtttgaagaagaccgaactatatccgagaatgtcttgttgaagactctcactgaagattccgtcaacattcaagggggagtctgttggtgcagttgtctgtcgactacatcttcgttcgagtcttagaataggaaTGTACGAAATATGAGAAATTGTTAGAATTGTATAGGTTTAGatgttggatcgctcattaggtcCATTTAGtgtttggaccgctcattcgtCAATTGTATGAACCGCTCGAGTGAACAAACAAGTGGGCCGCTCGTACGACAAGAcatggaccgctcgagtgacagttttcttggaccgcttttatgacttgtctggaccgcttattgggcctgtctaATAAGCGGTTCCCAAACACTATATATACCTCATCAGCGATCTGAGTTGGAACAGTGGTAACAGTtagagaaatcgtgccgaagctttgccggtgcgagatttgagctgtaaacgtttgatattagtaaaacaagtagttaaagtgatttgcctgctgtttctatcttagtttcttgtaattccgcacctgaaaccaaggagaaagcctctgaacgactcgttcgggtcagaatacgatcctacatttaccttttttttaagtgtttagttgttttttttagattttttaggtttttgggggggtaggtttttggggggtggagggtgggggttaggttttttggtgaggtatttttttttttttttttgccagggggggtggggtttaggtttttgggtggtggtggggtgggggtgggtggttaggtttttggtgatgatgtagtgggtttaggttttaggttattggacacttgttactctataaatccttcttacacttcttacaactAAGAACATGTGTTTTACTTATTTGATAAGTAAACGTAATCTCTTTCAAGATTCAGAAATTTCTAATAATATTAAGGGTGTCAGATTTATATTTATACAAGTATACAACTAATGTATAATACATTTCATTACTCTAATGGTATAAGTTTATGAGATACACGctaaagagtaaactgtcattttggtccctgagttttggtcatttttgtcactttagtccaaaactaaAACCTTTTGCATTTGGGTcatgtggtttcagttttattgccattttggtccaaaagtgaagtcagttcatatttgtcttataaaatcatgctattttgtccttttccttagGGGCGAAATggtcattttaaataaaattcgaTCTTTAACTTATATAAAACCAAATCAACAGTCAACCCTCTGCTACTCCAACTTTCTTCCATCTTCGTCTCTTATCTCTCTGCAACACCCACTACAAACACCATCGACAACCACTACCCCTTACCACAACGTCCGCCACACACCTCCAGCTCCGCCACACACACCGTTCTTAGAAGTGTTTGGAGATCGGAGAGGTCGAAGATCCGCGCTGAGAGGTTGCGACATGACGACGTTTGATTAAGATCGGAGACGGAGAAGATGGTGGATCTGAGTGCCATAACCGTTTCAACGAACAGAGAATGACAGTTGTGGAGTGCTTAGATTTCGATGAGCCAGCAGTAAAATTTCAGATCCAAATACACCACCAAGAACATATTTTGAAAGGGATTCCTGGTGATGATGGTCGTTTGAAGGGGGTTCGTCACCGGCATAGGAATTCCATTTAAAGGGGATTTAGTTTAAAGGTTTAATCTTCTCTATTATATTGTGATTTATATGTTATTTATTGGTTGTGGTGTGACGATGGTGGATGGATGAGGGAGGAGGTAGTGATGGTGGAGATGGGAGGTTGTGATTGTGAACGTTAGTGGTGGTGAATAGCGATGACAGTGGTCGTGGGGAACGATGGTTGATGTGTGTgtgagagatagagagagaaagagagagttggGGGAGGTGGTTGTTGTGACTAGTGGTGGTGGCTGTAGTGATGGAGTGGTGTGGTGGTGGGGTGAGGTGAGTGGTGGCAGGTGTAGAtcgaattttattttattattttaattaaaaatgatCATTTTACCCGTGAGTAAAAGAATAAAATAgtaggattttataagacaaatataacTTGATTttacttttggaccaaaatagcAATAAAACTGAAAGCATATAAACCCAGATGTAAAATGTTGAATTTTAGAGTAAAATAGTAAAAGTGACAAAAACTCATGGACCAAATTGAAAGTTTACTCCAAGCAAAATATAGCTAAAAATggctcatttgtaacttttttaaaattgttttctATTGTGATTCCAAATGGAAAATTGTTAGATACGTTTGTATTTGTTATGTCATACCACGTGTTAATAATCTTAAAAAGAATAAATGGCTTGTGATATACGTTTctttattttagagtaaattacgaatAATATCGGTATTGTAAAGGTTCTAACTAAAAGTATATGGTATAATACTCATTTTAAATTTAGCTACATTTCGGTACTTTTGACAATGTCATACTATACCAGTTAAAAACCTAACCATTAGCTCAAACGGTTCACCGTTTAATTGTTAGATCTCAAAAACTATCAACCAACAAAAGGAAGAAATAAGAATGCAGACTGCAAGTACTCTCTATTTTGTTTCTGTTTTCAcaagtttcatttttttaatcTATCAACCCATAATGAATCTAACACATACGCTCAATCAGTCAGTCCGATTTACAAAACACCAAATTCATAATTCACTAAGGATTTTCAAAAAGACATGTATAATGATAGGTACCAAAATCACAATTTactaaaaattttcaaaaagacaTGCCAAATGCATAACAGGTTGCACATTAACAACCTTATTTTAACCACCTTAAACAATACAAAATTAATCAATCAAAACCACAATTTTGATTGATTTTAACTTAATCAAACATAACAAATACCAATCAAACCATTCTTCTATTCATCATTCACAATATCACCCTCCACAGCCTTCCCGCCAAAACTCGCTATCACTTCCTTATTATTGTTATTACTACTACCGCTCTTATCTCCTTTAACCTTAACGCCGTTAGTCACAAACTTAACGGCAGAAAACTCACTCTTCAAACCCTCCAAACTCTTCCTTAACGTCCCGTTTTCCGCTTGAATAATCTCCAACTGTTTCTTAACCCCCCAAAACGCATCCGCCACGTCAGCATCCAGCTGGCCAACTTTACCAACACTCCTAGAATCACCACGTGCCATATGTTCAATCCCGATCTTGTTAATTAACAATATCGGAAGCTTCTGGAACGAAATCACAGCCGTTGATTTGTCACTCTTCTTCATCAACACTGTCGCCGTATCCTCCGTCTCCGGCAGCCGGAGTCCCCACCGGAAATTCAACGTCGCCGTTTTTCGCAACGGAACTGCCGTGGTTGCCGACAGTTCAACGTCGGAACACACGGTTTTCAAAACTCCGGCCGCCGGAGAAGCGGAGATTGCCGAAAACTTCTTGCCGGAGTCAAACAAGTCAACGATCACCGGCGCATCTTCATCGGAAACCGGTCCGCCACCGCCGCTGCCGTTTCCGCCGTGGATCCTCTTTTTAAACACTGACGAGTGCGTTTTCTTCACGGAGAAGTCGCCGAATTGTGGTTTGAAATGCACGAAAAAGCTAGGGTTCTGACATCCTCCGATCATGTTAAATTCAGCGCTCATGTTAAAAGCGCTTGAAATCGGAGATCCGAAGCTTCCGATTCCGGTTTTGAACACGAGACTGAATGGATTCGAAGAATCGTTGGGACGATACGCGATTTTAACCGACGGACCTGATTCGAAGAACGTGCTGAGATTCAACGAGAGTTCGTTTGATTCTCCGGCGACGATGCCGGATTGGAACGGGAATCCGAGGATGTTGAGCGGTATTTTTGCTCGGAATAGAGGTTTTTGATCCTCTCTGAACTTCATTGAGGCTTTCATGGCGgatttgtgtgtgttttgatgtaggTTAGGGTTTGTAcggtggttgttgtggtggtttGTTAGGTTTCCGGCGAATATTATGGTGAATATAAAGATGGGGGAAACACTTAAAACAGGGGTTTTGTTAACTGGCATATATTAGGGTTTGTCAGTATTATAAATGTGTTAATTGTCTATAATGACCCTATTGTTTGTGTTATTTGGGGGAATGTTTGTTGCATGTTGGGGGTACGAGTGTAATTGTGGTTGTGGTGGCaactcaaaatttaaaatttgaaagttTTAAATGTTTTGATTTGAAGTTTTGGTTGGTTTAAAATTGAATATTTGGTTAATGAAAGTCCAGATTTGGAATAGGGAGTTTGTACTCAAAATTCAAATCCCTTGAAAACCTCTTTTTTTTGGGGGGGTTTTAAAATTCAAATACCTCTTGtaaattattaatttttattattaaaatatatacacacttttGATTAATATTTGATGACAGTAGATTATGTCTGAGTTTGTCATTATTTGATGGGTTTATTCAAGAGTAAAATATATTCATAGTAGTTATTTATTTTTAACTAACCAATAACCATTTTGTAGAGGTTCGTATCACATATtttcagtggcggatctaggatttgcgccaagcggtaacgttttataaataagcggtaacgaaatcgaaaaatcgtcaaatttttccaaaatttacactaattttacactaccgccggaacGCCAAGTCGTAGCGGACGCCACCCCTTACACTAATGTACATCCGCCCCTGCATATTTTACATTTGCAAAGATTTGAATTCACGTTACTTTTGTCTGGAACGCACATAAgttcataaaataaataatatttagaGGTTGTAATCATTTAAGGAGAACTATTCATGAATATGGACATATTTTTTCTCTAAATTTTGTTCACCAAATCTTATTGTATTAATGGTACATAGTCATCAATTATCATCGGAGCTTGGTGAGTAACAATGGCAACCAACACACCATCGAGAAATTGAAAAGACCTTATAAGATCACAATGTGAAGCCCCTTATGAGCTC
Above is a window of Helianthus annuus cultivar XRQ/B unplaced genomic scaffold, HanXRQr2.0-SUNRISE HanXRQChr00c083, whole genome shotgun sequence DNA encoding:
- the LOC110897560 gene encoding uncharacterized protein LOC110897560, translated to MPVNKTPVLSVSPIFIFTIIFAGNLTNHHNNHRTNPNLHQNTHKSAMKASMKFREDQKPLFRAKIPLNILGFPFQSGIVAGESNELSLNLSTFFESGPSVKIAYRPNDSSNPFSLVFKTGIGSFGSPISSAFNMSAEFNMIGGCQNPSFFVHFKPQFGDFSVKKTHSSVFKKRIHGGNGSGGGGPVSDEDAPVIVDLFDSGKKFSAISASPAAGVLKTVCSDVELSATTAVPLRKTATLNFRWGLRLPETEDTATVLMKKSDKSTAVISFQKLPILLINKIGIEHMARGDSRSVGKVGQLDADVADAFWGVKKQLEIIQAENGTLRKSLEGLKSEFSAVKFVTNGVKVKGDKSGSSNNNNKEVIASFGGKAVEGDIVNDE